The Bos indicus x Bos taurus breed Angus x Brahman F1 hybrid chromosome 3, Bos_hybrid_MaternalHap_v2.0, whole genome shotgun sequence genome segment ACGCCCTCCACTTATGGCCACTTGCTCTCTCAGTCTATTTCACGAGCCTTCAGGCCACAAACAGACAAGCATCTCGAGCCGCTGCCTAATTTAGTGCCTTCAATCTGTGTCTGGCACAGAGTTGCTGCTCAGTAAACACAAGCTCAGTGAAGGAATGTGACCCAGAGTAGCCAATTTGCCTCAGAGCTGGTGAGTCTTGATGGTAGAAAGATGCTGGTAGAGGTCAGATACCAAAGTGTAGAGGGTTTGATCTGAGTTACACAGAAGCCATTGAAATAAAGATGATGTGACTATTTGGAACTTGCCTGGGATCAACTGTTGACCAGAAATCCAGAGGTAACAAAACAAACTGAGTCTCCAAAGTAGAGGAGAGGCAGTTGCTCTGTGGTAAAGATAACAGGCCACCAGGTAGAGGGAAGAACTTGAGCAAAGACACGGAAGATGAGCAGGTGGACCCAGTGCAGGAAGCGCTGGCAGCAGCATCCTGGGGGCAGAGCAATGGGTCCTGTGGAATCGCCAGCCTGTCAGGGCAAGAAGAGAGAGGGCAAATTCAGAAAGGAAAGGCCTCTGTGGTCCACACTCAGGGGTGTACAAAGATTCCACCACAAGACGGGAAGTGCACAAAAGTGTCTGACAATTAGTCAACGAAAATGAGATCAAAACTCCACATATCAAAATCttatttcaataccattctcaTATGTGTACATGCCAAATCTGACCTACAACTGTGCACACACTCAAGATGAAAAATTATATCACACACaatgtaatatttaatttttttcacttagccAAACACATTCCAAACATTCTTTCATACTCATATACATTAAATGTATGCTGGGATAACATCAAACATATATATGATCAGGATGGCAAATGAaactaatatataaattaaattcttaaaatatttatctcttctataaataaaccaaataatatgaaaacttgcttactttctccagggaatcttcccaacacaggcattgacccaggtctcccactttgtagaTAAATTCATAATACCTGAGGTGCCAGGGAAGCCTACCAAGTGATACAAATTATCATAAATTGCTCAAGTAGTTTTCTGACTGTGTGcaaattatttccaaatgtttCACAAGCCATGGAGTTACCTAAGATTCTGTAGGCAGTTTGTAGTGTTGGCCCATAACTCTACTTGACATGGGACAGAATCCGATCTTAGGAGAATGGTGGACAGCCTGCAAGGTTGGATGAGATTCCAGGTCAGAAGAAATCGTTCTAAACTCTTAGTTCTGCTGATGGCTGCAGAGTGACCACCTGGTACCCTCGCAGGCCTCCACCTCCACTCCTGCTCTGGAACTAAAAGAAAGAAGTCACTGATTTGTCTTTCCCTTGGTGACAGTTCCAAGAGGAGGGCGAGCTGCCACACCTACTGAAAAGGGTAGAGAAATACCCAAGGGCCTGTGTTCGCTGGATGTGGGGCACGAGGGCCTTGTTATTGGTCTACGACCCTGACTACATGAAGATGGTCCTGGGGAGATCAGGTGAGAGGGAAACCCTCAGCCGGAGACAATCTTCCATTTGAGTACATGCCCCTGGGTGTGAAATTCCAGAAGACACAGGCACATCAGATGCCAAGGCCTGAATTCCTCCAAACACCCTCCCAATCAAAACCAGATAGGACAacattatttactattattaaatGCCTTACTCCTGGTGGGGCTGGTTTCTCTTTTacgtctttttttctttttacaaacaaACTGAAATGATCCCAGACTGGAGCCAATTCCTTGTCCACACTGTCTTAGGTTGGGCACCTTTCACTGTTGCCTGtcctgggtctttttttttttattaaatttatttattttaattggaggttaattactttataatattgtattggttttgccataaatcaacatgaatctgccacgggtgtacacgtgctccccatcctgaaccccctcccacctccctcccataccatccctctgggtcatcccagtgcaccagccccaagcgtcctgtatcctgcatcgaacctggactggcaattcgtttcgtatatgatattatacatgtttcaatgccattctcccaaatcatcccaccctctccctctcccacagggtctaaaagactgttctatacatctgtgtctcttttgctgtctcgcatactgggttatcattaccatctttctaaattccatatatatgcgttagtatactgtattggtgtttttctttctggcttacttcactctgtataataggctccagtttcatccacctcattagaactgattcaaatgtattctttttaatggctgagtaatactccattgtgtatatgtaccacagctttcttatccattcatctgctgatggacagctaggttgcttccatgtcctggctattataaacagtgctgcgataaacattggggtacacgtgtctctttcaagtctggtttccttggtgtgtatgcccagcagtgggattgctgggtcttgaGATGGCCAGACCACCACTGACTATAGAAAAATCACAGATTCTGTCTCATTCTATGGCACTGAACAGAGTTTATGTTTCAGGGCAATTCACCATCTTAGTCCTGTGGGTGTTCTGCTCTGCAACACTGAGTCTACTTTCCTGGGACCACAGTGACTATCAGGACAGAGAGAATCAGGGATGGGAGGCAAGTGGGTGGTGGCTTCAGAGTGAGTGCCATTTGGCAGGcaccaggaagggaaggaagccaaAGTCTAGACCTCAGCTGCTCTAGAGGCTGTCTCCGTGTTTGGTCCCATCCATCTTCCCTCCTTACTTTTCAGACCCAAAGGCTCAAATTATCCACAGATTCATAAAGCCCTGGATTGGTAagtacatttaaataaaactgcAAGCCACCCACCCGTTAGGTTAACCAAGAGTGGTCGTTTTGTGTAAATGGAGAACAGGTGTCAGGCACCCTCATCTCTGAATCAAAcctcatttttctaaaataccaTCAGTCTTTGTAATGGCGCTGTAGCCCTCCTGAAGCCTAGCTGCTTCTTCATCACttctcagtcttttctaatgttcCCTGACTTTTTGATAAGTTCTTTTATCACCTGCCCTCTTACACTTTTTTGACCTCATTGCTGTCATAATCACATGCTATGGACAGACATACTGGAAATTCACATCCCTGAAGTGTACTGGCCTTGCCGACCCTTGCCCATGAGGAAACTTCTCCTGACACCCTTGGTTCCTCCCAAGAGGGCCTTGGCCTCCACGACACCCATACACACCCATCTGTGGTCCAGGGACAGGTTTGCTGCTGTTGGAGGGGCAGACGTGGTTCCAGCACCGGCGGATGCTGACCCCAGCCTTCCACTATGACATCCTGAAGCCCTACGTGGGAATCATGGCCGACTCTGTCCGAGTGATGCTGGTGAGTCCATCGCTTGTCACCATACGCACTAGAATCCAGGACAGCTGACAAAGTCCACTATCAGACACTTACGTCCCTCAGACACCTATTGAATAGAGCCACCCAGAATGATGCACTCATGACTTAGTAGGAGACAGCACTCATTAAAGCTAGGTGGGACAGAGGAACATCTAGGCACCAACCTGGATCCATACTTTTCTCCTCACCAAGAGAAATAGGGCCACGGTGTATTCAGGGTCCACTCTTCTCCCATCTCCATGTTTGAACACAGGGGAGTAGATCAAGGAGGTCAGCTCACAGTGGCCCTGGCTGGCCTGGACAATGACAGTTGCAGAGGCAGAGTGGATATCCCAGGATGTCACACAGGTGGGCTCTGGCCTGGGTTCCATGGCTTCTGCACATCACTGAGCCACTCATGGGAGGAAATGAGGCCAGGTATACATTCACAGAGCTGGGTCTTCACAAACATCACCTCTGATCCAGACCAGGTACCACCTGTTCTTAGCTAACATTAGATGAACGAAAGCAATTGAGTAGCTCATGCCCCATTAGAGCCATTTTAGCTTTTCCTTGCCTTGAAATATTTGCTTCCTAGTGTTGGatatcagagaaagcaatgacaacccactccagtactcttgcctggaagatcccatggatggaggagcctggtaggctgcggtccgtggggtcactaagagtcggacacgactgagactgagcgacttcgctatcactttcactttcactttcatgcattggagaaggaaatgtcaacccactccagtgttcttgcctggagaaacctggggacgggggagcctggtgggctgctatctatggggtcgcacagagttggacacgactgaagcgactcagcagcaccATCACCAGCAGTACTGGATATCACCTGTCCAGATCTGACATCAGGACACAAAGGTTCTGGCTTTGTCCCCTGAGAAACTATGCTTTCTGCTCTGCCAAAGGTGgttattttcataaattattcCACATATTCAAAATTACTTAGGATATTAGAGGAGAATATAACTGCATATATAAGAAAGATTCAGAAAAAATAGGCATCACATTACACATGGGTGTTACAGGCCTAAGTTGCTAAAACATGTCTACTTAGAAAAGGGGAAATCTCATCTGAAGAtgtagagacagagagaaagcctGGACCTGGCAGCACAGGTCTTCTAGGGGAGCAGAGCAGGGCCAGTGCCTCCTCCCTCCACAGGACAAGTGGGAGGAGCTCGTCAGCCAGGACTCACATCTGGAGATCTTTGGACATGTCTCCTTGATGACCCTGGACACCATCATGAAGTGTGCCTTCAGCCAACAGGGCAGCGTCCAGACGGACAGGTCAGTGACAGCTCTTCAAGGGCAGGGTCCTGTTTTCCCGAATGGGAAGGACTTACCTGAGAGGCAGTAAGGGCAGTGTGGATGTTTATCAACACAAAAAGTAACATTCTACAGAGAAACATGCACCACGGTCAAATTCCACCCAGACCACCCTTGACTCAGTCAGAGGTCCCTGACTTCTGCTCAGGGAGAAGCCTGGCCTCTCAGGACACCTGTAAAGGACTCCAGGGGGAGGGCTCCAGGGAAATGAGGCAGAAATCACAATGCCTCAGTGTTACCTGAGGAATCTGACCCTCTCCAGGTCAGTGCCTCCCTCACCTCCAGCCTCTTCTGCGTCCTCTCCCTTCAGGAACTCCCAGTCCTACATCCAGGCCATCAAGGACGTCAGTCATCTGATTATTTCCCGACTGCGGAATGCTTTCCACCAGAACGACCTCATCTACAGGCTGACCCCTGAAGGCCACTGGAATCACCGGGCCTGCCAGCTCGCCCATCAACACACAGGTTCCCCTCCTTCCTGGGCTGCTCCCCCACCTTCATCAGGCTCACATGGCCTGGCCTTGACCCCTTAGGCAGATCCCAGACTTCTGCTTCCTCTTCAGGAGCTGGCACAGACCCACCTGCTGCAGGGACTGGGAACCCAGAGGTCAGGGAGTCGGGTGTTGAACAGGGAGTTACAGGAGTCCCCATGTTGGTGATGACTGAGTGAGACCCTATCCAAGCAGCATTCAGCCAGAGGCCCAAGGGCTGTGCTAGTGTTGGGATTCCCATCTAGAGTAGAATGTGTTGGCGCCCTAATTCCTGACATGCTCACCCagtcccaccctcaccctcatcCACCTGGCACCAAACTGGGCCTGAGGGGCAAATGGGGTTATGGTGGGTGCAGAATCTGAACTGCCCAGAGTGCTCAGTTCTGGCTGGAAATCATCTGGGACAGATGCAGTGATCAAGGAGAGGAAGGCTCGTCTGCAGAAGGAGGGAGAGCTGGAGAAGGTGAGGAGCAGGAGGCACTTGGACTTCCTGGACATCCTCCTCTTTGCCAGAGTGAGTGTGGGCAGGAGAGGCCTGAGCCTTTGGGCGGAAGCACACAGGAAGGGCAGACCCTGCACTCTGGTCCTGCCTCCACAGATGGAGAATGGGAGCAGCTTGTCTGACGAGGACCTCCGTGCTGAGGTGGACACGTTCATGTTTGAGGGTCACGACACCACAGCCAGTGGCATCTCCTGGATCCTCTATGCTCTAGCCTCCCACCCAGAACATCAGCAGAGGTGTCGGGAAGAGATCCAGAGCCTCCTCGCCGATGGTGCTTCCATCACCTGGTGAGCATCCTGGAGATGGAAGAGCCCTGTCCTACCTGAACTAGAGAGAATCCGTGTTTGTCCAGTCCTGCCTGCCCTCAGATGGGCTTCCTTTCAGGGACCATCTGGACCAGATGCCCTACACGACCATGTGCATCAAGGAGGCCATGAGACTTTATCCACCAGTACCAGTCATCAGCAGAGAGCTGAGCAAGCCCATCACCTTCCCTGATGGACGCTCCTTACCTGCAGGTATGAACTTCACCTCACCACTCAGCTAAGCACTCTGTAGGACCACATGCTAGACCAGTAATCCACCTGTGCATTTCCAGTTCCAGGATGCTCTGGCTCTTGTCTGCCTGAAGATAATATTTATTCTGTAGtttgaatgagttttaaaaaatgcttttccaTAAATCCTAGGATTAATACTACCATATACTcaacaatcctactcctaggAATATACCTTGGGAAAACCAGAATCCAAAAAGCACATGTGccacagtgttcattgcagcatcgtttacaatagccaggtcgTGGAAGCAACCAAggtgtccactgatagatgaatggatatgaaGCTGTGGtccgtatacacaatggaatattactcagtataAAATGGAACAAATATGAGTCAGTTGCAGTGAGGTGGAAGAATCtacagcctgttatacagagggaagcactcagaaagagaaaaacaaatattgcataataacacacacatgtatatatagaatctagGAAAATAATGCTGATGAATGTATTTGCAGAGCAAGAATGTAGATGCAGACATAGGGAATGGACTTGTGGatgcaggaggggaaggagagggtaggatgatttgagaaagtAACATCGACATAGATAGACTATCATGTGTTAAATACTAGTATGTATCTAGTGGAAAGCTGCTATATAAaaggaaagtaagaaagaaatagagtgaagtcctcagtcgtgtccaactctttgcgaccccatggacaccaggctcctccgtccatgggattttctaggcaagagtacttgagtgggttaccatttccttatccagggaacttcccgacccagggatcaaacccaggtctcccacattgtagacagacgctttaccgtctgagccaccagggaagtcatataaaaggaaaaaaggaaaggaaaggaaagcgaAGTGgctcattgtgtccgactctttgcaaccccatggactgtagcctaccacgtttctccgtccatgggattttccaggcaagactactggagtgggttgccatttccttctccaggggatcttcccaacccagggatcaaacccgggtctcctgcattgcgggcagaagctttaccgtctgagccaccagggaagtcctataaaaGGAAGCCCAGCCTAATTCTCTgaaatgacctagaggggtggaatgggaagggggagagaggtgcaagatggaggggatatagctgttgtttagttgctaaatcatgtctggaTCTTTTGCAACCCGATAGagcgtagcccaccaggctccactgtccatgacatttctcaggcaagaatactgaagtgagttaccatttccttctccatatatatagatacataactGTGCCTTATTTGCACTGtagtatggcagaaactaacacactgttgaaaagtaattaacctctactgaaagaaaaaatgtttgacaCAAAACTTGAATGCAACAAAGCTCAACAAATAAATGTTGGCCCTTCTGTGCGATCAGAACTAAAATTCTGATTCTTGAATCATGACGGCAGAAGCAGAGGGAGGCATGGTGCTTCCATATGGGGTGTAAATAAGGGAGGGAGCTCAAAAGACTCCACTGTCATGGGTCAGAGGCTCTAGTCTCTGAGGTGCCCTCTGCTGGGTGGCAGAGAGCAGGTGATGATGAGGTCTGAGCCCTGCCATGGCTGGAGGCTACCCACTGACTCAGCACCCAGTGGGTCTGAATCCCAGCCCTGTTCCCTCCTAACTGTGGGATCGTAGACCCaacccttaacctctctgaggctcaggTGCTTCATGGGCTTGTGGGGACAGGAGTGCTTGTGTGAGGATTCAATCCCAGCTTCATGATGGCACTTGATAAATGTGAGTTGTCACCTGAGCTGCTCCTAAGTGTAACCTTGCAGTTCTTTTAATTCTCAATCCTGGGCTGTGGTCACCTACCCCTAATCTGTGATCATGTGCTTTGTCATGCCCCGCCCACCTGTCTTGCAAGAGCATCATTTCTTTCAGAGTGACCGGGGGTGCTCCCATGATGGCTCCCAGGACTTTTGTGAAGCCGCTCATCCCCTGCACTATGGGAccatcaggcttctctctctcctctgccccaCAGGAATCTTAGTCTCCCTCTCCATTTATGGGCTTCATCACAACCCGAAGGTGTGGCCGAACCCAGAGGTACGATGGACgtgggaggaggagatgggatgCTCTCTCGACACCAAACCCTTCCCCTGCTCCCTCTCTGGGATTCTTATCCCCCGGTGCATTCATGTGAGGGGTTTGACCCTAAATGTCCTGGCCCTGATGCTCTCTCTACAGGTGTTTGACCCAACTCGGTTTGCGCCAGGTTCTACTCGACACAGCCATGCCTTCCTGCCCTTCTCAGGAGGATCCAGGTGAGGCCTCTGTACTGGGGGAGGCAAGTGTCACTGGTTGCTACCCGATGTGTGTGACTGTCTACCTTCATATGAGGAGCATGCAGTTCTGTCCTTGTCTGTTGATGTGCTGAGAAGGAGGCGTGGGTCTCCATGTACAAGAAGGTCTTCAGGGCCCTCCACTCTGACACTGACCTCCTACTGTCCACAAGGATTGACCTCATTTCCATGTCAGTGGCCAATCCAAAGTATCAGGGTTTTCCTCACTTTAGGAGTATGACATTTGAGCATTACAGGTCTTCATGAAATTTAAACTACACATGTTTGGTTAGCACAATTTCAGTCACCTTAAAAGATGGTTTTCTCTGTTCCCGCCTTCCTAGTCAGCCCACTGTCTTTCTGCTTAATTCACTTGTCACTGTATTCATCGTGCTTGTCTGGATTGGGAATTCCATGTCCTGAGGCTTCAAGTCATGTATGTGATCAGTTACAGTTGTAGTTTGAAGAAAGTTTCACAGTCATGAGTGTGTTCTCAATTCCTGCAGTATATCCGACATAGATTTGACTGTGTATTAATATAACTGTGACATATATTTTCTGTTgccaaaattatttattaaaaagcagagtttaGACCGCGTGGTCCCAGATTATACAGAGTAATGTTAGTAAGAAAAACTTTAAAGTGGAGGACAATCAAGCCTGCTTTGGGAAGTCTATTGCTGATCCTGCTCGTGATGCCAGTTTCTCACTGTTCATACTGTGcacactgtttgctgaacccaggaTAGATGCAAAGCGTCAGCTAAGAGGCTGGAGGAGGACTggaggagccataggaactgcagacacatttattctctcctggctgtgTTATGGCCGCCATAACACAGCTCTGTCCTGCCTGACGCAGCCACTGTAGCAGCAGCCATAAAAACCATAACATAGCTAGAACATAACCTCATATAATATAACCATAATGTTGCTCCAACATGGCCCCAATGCAGCAGTAACCAGGGCTTTCATAGTCAAACTCATAAAGGCATACCACACACCTCCCTCAGAGCTTTTGCAGGTGGAGCTTATATAACAAAAGTAGCCAGAGTCCAAGCGAGTACCATGTGACACACATACGCAGTGCTATACCTGGTCTAGCTGTTCCATAATCATTAGTTACAAACCTTGAGGCGACAGTGAGAGACCGCAGGGAGAGAGCGCCTGACaatgccatcttggctaatttgctctttccctacatGGGGGAGAGTATTTTGTGTTTGACACGTGCATTTGAAAAATCTATTGCATGTAAAACATAAAGCACCCTTGAAATAGCTGTTAGCCTGACTGATACACTCCTAATGATTGCTGTGAAGATCTTAAAGGGCACAGAACCTCCCCTGAAATAGTAACTACAGTGACTTGTAACTTAGTAGAAACAAGTTTTTTCTGACTGTACAGATCTAGGAAACTTTCAGTTGGTGAATCAACCTTAACAGAAGAGTGTTGAAGTAAACTGTCTTCCTGAATTGATTCTAGGATTTGGTTTACACCAGGGTCCAGTCCTTCCTTGTAGACATGGCTGCAGGTCATTCAGTTGCTACTAGAGGGCAGGAGGGACTCAGCAGCTTGATTCCTACTTCAAACTGAATATTTCTTATATTCTCATTCCACTTGAGTTGTTTTCAATTCAATTACTATTGTTTAAATATGAAAGTATGTATTATGCGTGTCTTCGTGTGCCAAGACCTGTGCTAGGAGATGGGAACACGGGGATGATAACGCTGTCCTCCCCCAGGGCTCACTGTCAACAACATGTCTCCTCAAGACAGACATCATTCACACATCCActctttcactcattcattccttgaGCAGACTGTGGAGGATCCAGAATCCGGTGTTATGCTGGGCACTGGATGTGCTGTGTCCTTGAGTTACACCCATGGTGCCTTGAGGGTCCAGAGTGGGAAGAGGTGCAGCCAGCAGAGGGGGTGAGGGTGGTGGTCACTGGATGGAGCCTTGAGCATGaggatgaggggaggggaggggaccttAACcttcactgagttgggaagacaaGAGGGACAGGCCCCAGGTGAGTGAGGAAGAATCCAGAGAGGGCTGTGATGCCACTGAGGCACTGAGACGTGTGCTCCCTGTGGTGCAAAACACAGCAGGCCTGGAGCTACTGTGGGTttagaggaaggggaggaatggAGGCTGAAAAGGCCTGATGAGGAGACCAAGTGATGGTAAGGAGGGTCATTTCTGGATTAGAATGGAACATTCCAAAGGTAGAttgactgagggactgaggggGACAGGAAGCAAGACCATTAACTGGAAAGGAATGGGTCCAGTAGGTTCAGGGTCATTAACCCTTGTcctctccaggaagcctccctgtTGCCATTCTGATTCCTTGCACAGCCCTGTCTTGTCATCTCTGGGGACTGGGCAGCCTGTCTGTCCACCGTAGGTGGTAAGGTTCTGAGAGGCTGTCTGCCCTGCCCCTACAGTGCCCTGGGCTGACCTGAAACCGGGAATTGCCAGTGAACGAGTGAATAAAGTACTAGTTCACAGTCTTGATCCACTAGACTTGACTCTGTGGTTTAGAGCACTGATGCTCCCCAGGTTTTCCTGCTGAGAGCAGGAGTATGAGTTAGGAGCTAGTCCTTAGAGAGGTGGGCTTTGTCATCTGTCAGGGGGAGAGCTTTGCTGGCAAGTTCAGTGTGTTGAGTAAGGAAGGGATTAGGGCTGGGCCACCTCTAGGAGAGCCCTGATTCCCTGTGCTCAGCAGGGGTTAGAAGCCTCTGCTTACTTCCTTTTTATCTCCGAACGTAGGAACTGCATCGGGAAGCAGTTTGCCATGAATGAGTTGAAGGTGGCTGTGGCCCTGACCTTGCTTCGCTTTGAGCTGTCACCGGATTCCTCCAGGGTCCCTGTGCCCATGCCAGTCATTGTGCTGAGATCCAAAAATGGGATCCACTTGCAGCTCAGGAAGCTCTCTGATCCAGGTGGGGACAAGGACAAGCCCTGAGGGCCCCTGCCCGCCATCCTGTCTTGCTGTCACTCTCCCTGTCCTTGCCCCTTTGCCCACTTCCAGCTTTGATCTGCCCACCTGCCAGCTTGCCTCATCTCCTGCCTCCTGCTCAGCTGACTTGCTGCCCTTCTCTCACCTTTCTCCAGGCTCCCTATCTGCTtgtctctccatctgtctctGACCCCCTGTATCTCTCACTGTCCACCGGAATCCTCATCACCCAACACCCTCGAGTCTGTCTGTTCTCACCTGTGTTTCTCCCTttctgcctgcctgtctgtccCTGTATTTACTTCTGTTTTGATGGTAAAATGAATTGTCTCTGCCTTAGGGACTTAGAACAACACAAAGTTATCCTCTGATGGCTCTGGAGTGAGAAGTCTGAAAAGGGTTTCCCTGGACACAACCAAGATGTTGACTCGGCCCTCATCCAGGGACCTGGTACAGGATCCTGCTTTTTGCCATTTTTGTATCTAGAGCTGCAATCCttgcattccttggctcctggGCCCTCCTCCACATTCAAATCCAGCAGCATCTTCAAATGtccctctgcttctgtcttcatataaccttctctttcatcaagactTTGTGCTTACCTGGGCAACTCAGATCAAACAGGCTTATTCTGGGTTTCTGGGAACTAGGATAAGAACACCTGGGGAGCCATCACTGGACCTGTTAAATCCTGTGTGATTCCTTCACCCTGGGCCACTGCTCTCTCCTGTGTGAGATGGGTCTACCCCCGTTTCACTCACATGGTTTCCTCTTTCCCCATCCCTGGATAAAGTGTGCAAATTCATATGGAATGTGTGCGTCTTGTCTGAAAGGAGTTGGatgaagcagaagagagagaaggggagggaataacagtggggaggaggaggggagacagCACCTGCTCTATGGGGCCAAGACCCTAGCAGGGAGAGCATGTCCAGCCCCTCTGCAGCTTCACACTCTGGAGTCAATCAAGCCCCACATCCTGCCTGGCGCCTGAGGCTCCCAATGACAGCTGAGTCAGGAGAAAGGCCTTGTCGCCTAAGGCTCAGAGGGAAGACGCTCACTCCAACACCTGTCAAAGAAGGAGCCTGCCTCTTCTTCTGTGGTAGCTTTCTCACCACATCTGTAGAGGGGCCCAGCCAGTGCCCACCCTGTGCTGAGCAGGGGAGACTTACAGACTTGGTCAGGCACAAGGGTCTCCTTCACCCCAGAAGAGATTTGAGAAGAGCCCAGACTGGCCATGTCACCAGCCCCCTGGCAGCCCTTCCTCATGGACAGGACCTGCAGGCTCCTCAGATGCCACAAGGGGTGGGGGCGTGTGTGTGCAGGAGGGCCTGGGAGGAACCAGCTGGGCACAAGTCTTGGCTGCCATGCAGGGAGAAGCCAGGCCCCTCAGGACACTTGTAAATACTGAGCTTCTCCAGAGGGTAAGGCAGAAATGACAATGCCCCAGttgggaatgcaagctagtatagccactgtggagaacagtgtggagattccttaaaaagctggaaatagaactgccgtatgacccagccatcccacttcagggtatacacactgaggaaaccagaattgaaagagacatgtgtagcccaatgttcattgcagcacagtttaccatagccaggacatggagcaacctagatgtccattggcagacgaatggatga includes the following:
- the LOC113889927 gene encoding cytochrome P450 4A25-like, whose amino-acid sequence is MSVSALSPSRALGGVSGLLQVVSLLGLVLLLIKAAQLYLRRQWLLKALHHFPSPPSHWFYGHKREFQEEGELPHLLKRVEKYPRACVRWMWGTRALLLVYDPDYMKMVLGRSDPKAQIIHRFIKPWIGTGLLLLEGQTWFQHRRMLTPAFHYDILKPYVGIMADSVRVMLDKWEELVSQDSHLEIFGHVSLMTLDTIMKCAFSQQGSVQTDRNSQSYIQAIKDVSHLIISRLRNAFHQNDLIYRLTPEGHWNHRACQLAHQHTDAVIKERKARLQKEGELEKVRSRRHLDFLDILLFARMENGSSLSDEDLRAEVDTFMFEGHDTTASGISWILYALASHPEHQQRCREEIQSLLADGASITWDHLDQMPYTTMCIKEAMRLYPPVPVISRELSKPITFPDGRSLPAGILVSLSIYGLHHNPKVWPNPEVFDPTRFAPGSTRHSHAFLPFSGGSRNCIGKQFAMNELKVAVALTLLRFELSPDSSRVPVPMPVIVLRSKNGIHLQLRKLSDPGT